In Arachis stenosperma cultivar V10309 chromosome 1, arast.V10309.gnm1.PFL2, whole genome shotgun sequence, one DNA window encodes the following:
- the LOC130936578 gene encoding AP2-like ethylene-responsive transcription factor ANT, with protein sequence MKSIVENDDGGVELNNENNWLGFSLSPHHHVDSSSSSSAASVPPTSFYMNHHASHLSSYGFYYGIEPDNNNSNVSLYSGFPVMPLKSDGTLYGMEPLINRSHPQQVIGSSSTPKLENLLGGGDLMETPHHHYECSVGVAEAMPLSLDTIFHRNNNHQPHLSYYHGLLEGSNKQSTQATDNLKNWGVIEVNNGGGELLGASSIGTMSYGGELQSLSLSMSPSSQSSCVTSSQQRVSVVGSMDATKKRGSEKVQHKHIVHRKSIDTFGQRTSQYRGVTRHRWTGRYEAHLWDNSCKKEGQSRKGRQGGYDMEEKAARAYDMAALKYWGPSTHINFPLENYQNQLEEMKNMTRQEYVAHLRRKSSGFSRGASMYRGVTSRHHQHGRWQARIGRVAGNKDLYLGTFSTQEEAAEAYDIAAIKFRGVNAVTNFDITRYDVEKIMASNNLLSSELARRNKEVLVGRAGEFSNILDNQSQESILMQISQSQPRPEAIDNVFFQEVEDPSKIYAHASDPSSLATSLNSSREGSPENRTSLPMLSDGGVASTKLLAAAATIPVLSLPQMPVFAAWTDA encoded by the exons atgaagAGTATAGTGGAAAATGATGATGGCGGTGTTGAGCTTAATAATGAAAACAACTGGTTGGGGTTTTCACTCTCTCCACACCATCATgttgattcttcttcttcctcttctgcTGCTTCTGTTCCTCCAACAAGCTTCTACATGAACCACCATGCTTCTCATCTTAGCAGCTATGGATTCTACTACGGAATTGAACCTGACAACAATAATAGTAACGTTAGCCTGTATTCTGGTTTTCCAGTTATGCCCCTCAAATCTGATGGCACTCTCTACGGAATGGAGCCTCTCATCAACAGGTCACACCCACAACAAG TGATTGGTTCAAGTTCAACGCCAAAACTGGAGAATTTGTTAGGTGGCGGCGATTTGATGGAGACACCTCATCATCACTATGAATGTAGTGTAGGTGTAGCGGAAGCAATGCCTCTCAGCCTGGACACCATTTTTCACAGAAACAACAACCACCAACCACACTTGTCATACTACCATGGGCTTCTAGAAGGTTCCAACAAGCAAAGTACGCAAGCTACAGACAATCTCAAGAACTGGGGGGTGATTGAGGTGAATAATGGAGGTGGTGAATTATTAGGAGCTTCTTCAATTGGAACAATGAGTTATGGGGGGGAGTTGCAGTCTTTGAGCTTGTCAATGAGTCCGAGCTCGCAATCGAGCTGCGTCACGAGTTCGCAGCAGCGTGTGAGTGTTGTTGGCAGCATGGATGCAACAAAGAAGAGGGGTTCTGAAAAGGTTCAACACAAGCATATTGTTCATAGAAAATCCATTGACACGTTTGGCCAAAGAACCTCACAGTATAGAGGTGTAACAAG GCATAGATGGACTGGTAGATATGAAGCACATCTATGGGACAATAGCTGCAAGAAAGAAGGCCAAAGTAGGAAAGGAAGGCAAG GGGGTTATGATATGGAAGAAAAAGCTGCGAGAGCTTATGATATGGCGGCACTCAAGTACTGGGGACCCTCCACGCACATTAACTTCCCT TTGGAAAATTATCAAAATCAACTTGAGGAAATGAAGAACATGACAAGACAAGAATATGTTGCTCATTTAAGAAG AAAAAGCAGCGGATTCTCAAGGGGAGCTTCAATGTACAGAGGAGTAACTAG CAGACATCACCAACATGGAAGGTGGCAAGCTCGAATTGGAAGGGTAGCTGGAAACAAAGATCTATATCTTGGAACCTTCA GCACACAAGAGGAAGCAGCAGAAGCTTATGACATTGCAGCCATAAAATTCAGAGGGGTTAATGCCGTAACAAACTTTGACATAACAAGATATGATGTCGAAAAAATCATGGCAAGCAACAACCTTCTAAGCAGTGAGCTAGCACGGCGGAACAAAGAGGTTCTCGTTGGCAGAGCCGGCGAGTTTAGTAACATCCTTGataaccaaagccaagaatcgATTCTAATGCAAATCAGCCAGAGCCAGCCAAGACCGGAGGCAATAGACAATGTGTTTTTTCAAGAAGTGGAGGATCCGAGCAAGATTTATGCGCATGCATCGGATCCTTCTTCGCTGGCAACGAGCTTGAACAGCTCAAGAGAAGGTAGCCCTGAAAACAGGACAAGCTTGCCAATGCTCTCTGACGGAGGAGTAGCTTCTACCAAGCTATTGGCAGCCGCGGCAACTATTCCGGTGCTTTCTTTGCCTCAGATGCCGGTTTTTGCCGCTTGGACAGATGCTTAG